Proteins found in one Pseudoxanthomonas sp. SL93 genomic segment:
- a CDS encoding helix-turn-helix transcriptional regulator — protein sequence METNQAITALTALGHATRLAAYRLLVEAGPAGRMAGDIGQALGVPGATLSFHLKELLLAGLVESESQGRHVCYRANFAAMNGLVDYLTHNCCAGATVVECAPASDACAC from the coding sequence ATGGAAACGAATCAGGCAATCACCGCACTCACCGCCCTGGGCCACGCGACCCGGCTGGCCGCCTACCGTCTGCTGGTGGAAGCGGGCCCGGCGGGCAGGATGGCCGGCGACATCGGCCAGGCGCTGGGCGTGCCGGGGGCCACGCTGTCCTTCCACCTGAAGGAGCTGCTGCTGGCCGGCCTGGTGGAGAGCGAAAGCCAGGGCCGCCACGTGTGCTACCGCGCCAACTTCGCGGCGATGAATGGCCTGGTCGACTACCTGACCCACAACTGCTGCGCGGGCGCGACCGTCGTCGAGTGCGCACCGGCGAGCGATGCCTGCGCCTGCTGA
- the arsH gene encoding arsenical resistance protein ArsH, producing the protein MNDLRQSPADPLPHLDQALLPGPQHDGPESDALGHPPRILLLYGSLRPTSFSRKLALEAERILRHLGAETRVFDPHDLPMLDSVGKDHPKVQQLRAWSQWSEGQVWVSPERHGTVTGVFKNQIDWLPLEDGSVRPTQGRTLAVMQVCGGSQSFNVVNTLRVLGRWMRMVTIPNQSSVAKAWQEFDDNGRMKPSPYYDRVVDVMEELVKFTRLVRGRSDYLVDRYSERKGALAARALAEAAQVVETGT; encoded by the coding sequence ATGAATGACCTCCGACAATCCCCTGCCGACCCCCTTCCCCACCTCGACCAAGCCCTGCTTCCGGGCCCCCAGCACGACGGGCCCGAGTCCGATGCGCTGGGCCACCCGCCCCGCATCCTGCTGCTGTACGGCTCGCTGCGGCCCACCTCCTTCAGCCGAAAGCTGGCGCTGGAAGCCGAACGCATCCTCCGCCACCTGGGCGCGGAGACGCGCGTCTTCGACCCGCACGATCTGCCCATGCTCGACAGCGTCGGCAAGGACCACCCCAAGGTCCAGCAGCTGCGTGCATGGTCGCAATGGTCAGAGGGCCAGGTATGGGTGTCGCCCGAGCGCCACGGCACCGTGACCGGCGTGTTCAAGAACCAGATCGACTGGCTGCCGCTGGAAGACGGCAGCGTGCGCCCCACGCAGGGCAGGACGCTGGCGGTGATGCAGGTCTGCGGCGGCTCGCAGTCCTTCAACGTGGTCAACACGCTGCGGGTGCTGGGGCGCTGGATGCGCATGGTCACCATCCCCAACCAGTCGTCCGTGGCCAAGGCCTGGCAGGAGTTCGACGACAACGGCCGCATGAAGCCCTCGCCCTACTACGACCGCGTCGTCGACGTCATGGAAGAGCTGGTGAAGTTCACCCGGCTGGTGCGCGGGCGCAGCGACTACCTGGTGGACCGCTACAGCGAACGCAAGGGCGCCCTCGCCGCCCGCGCGCTGGCCGAGGCCGCACAGGTGGTCGAAACCGGCACCTGA